The Allostreptomyces psammosilenae sequence CTTCCGGTCGTCCCCCTCCTGCCGTCCACCTGTCCTCTCCCTGCCTTCTCGCCGCCCCTCCAGTGGCCTTCCGGCGGCCATTTCGCCGGTGCTCCCCGGCGGTCCCCGGGGCCCGGACGGAACGAGACGATCGGGTTATCCGCTATCCGGGCACAACGGGTGCGGCCGGAGCGTTGGACGGGTAGGAGCCGTCTGCGACGGCATCGACGGCCGCCCGACCGGCGGTGGGGGCCGTCCCACCCGGGGCCGGGCTGCCCGGCCGCGGTGACCGGCGATGAGGAGGACAGATGCTGTCCGGTTCCCTGACGGGAATGACGTACGTGTTGTTGCAGTACGCGGTGCTCGCGTTCGAGGTGTTCGCCCTGGTGGACGCCGCGATCCGGCGGGACGACGCCTTCCGCGCCGCGGACAAGCAGCGCAAGAGCTTCTGGCTGCTGATCCTCGGCCTGGCCGCGCTGTGCACGCTGCTGTTCGGCTGGCTCGGCATCTTCGGCATCGCCGGCCTGATCGCCACGATCGTCTACACGGTGGACGTCCGCCCGGCGCTTCGGCGGGTGACCGGCGGCGGCCGCGGCGACAACCGGCGGATGGGCCCCTACGGCCCCTGGTGAGCGAACGGGGTGGCCGCGGCGGGGCCAGGCCCCGCCGCGGCCACCACGCCCACGCCCCTCACGCCCCCACGCACCACACCATTCCGCACCACATCACTCCGCACCACGCCACCCCGCGCACCACACC is a genomic window containing:
- a CDS encoding DUF2516 family protein, with the protein product MLSGSLTGMTYVLLQYAVLAFEVFALVDAAIRRDDAFRAADKQRKSFWLLILGLAALCTLLFGWLGIFGIAGLIATIVYTVDVRPALRRVTGGGRGDNRRMGPYGPW